The window TCCTAAAAAATAGGTTCAATTAGTAACAACAAGTAATGTAATAAGAGTTAGACCATGCATATTGAAGCAtgaattcatgtagtgatattaAGTTAAGGtaatagaaactcttaatgagaTCTATACTCCATTTGAAGTGAAATACATAACTATATGAGTACTTCTGATAGCCTCACCTATGTGAATGTGGAAGTGGCACCGCTTCCTatgaattttagaaaaaattcTAAAACGTTCACTATATTATAAAAGCACATGTCTCTTTTATACTACACTCCAAATAGGTTTGATGTGACGCAATACTagagatagagttcaagactacGAGTCAATGTAGTATAATCTAGATTTCAATCATTATGCAAAGGTTCAAGTCGAAAGATGCATTTGTTTATGCTCGatcttatatttttatatccACTTGACGAACCTCAAACCGAGAAATCGAAgaaactatataaaaaaaatctttctttaaaaactttatttaggaaataaatacaatttttttaagGCATGTGCAAAAACATTAGTACATACACTCGAAGATATCAGGAAtattcacatggaccttaatgagcaagtgaattcagttattcattgttagatctaagcttattaaatctaagccgcAGGATGCTTCAAATTTCCACCttaagattctaataagcctagatctaacagtgaatgaccaaatattGCATgatcattaaggtccatgtgatcaaaaccgcAAAAATATAACCATAGATATTTTTGGTAATTTGCCCAAAATTTAAGtataaaaggtaaataatttattagtccccacctatttatgtaacatattgtttagtcttcttattttgaaaaacacattacaaggtctctatcttttgccaatattaactctttggtccttttatctattttttttttatacatttttaaccgaacatatcttagcttttaagACTGTCATAGTACGATACAAAATGACaatattactctgttattttctgttTGTCTgttttatgccaaatataacggttaaaaatctaaaaaaaaaaaatagacagaatgaccaaatggttaatattaacaaaagatatgaaccttataatgtgtttttcaaaatagggactaaacagtatgttaggtaaaaataaatggactaataaattatttacccaattatAAAAGCCGGTGAACAAAGGTTTTTGTAGTTTAGTGTTGTATTCAAGGAATGATGGATTACTTATCCATTCCAAACAGAAGAAATCCACTTAGGATATTGACTATATGATCTTTGTTTAGCTTTACATTAATCCTTCTTCTACTGAATCAATATCCAAGATTATGTCAAAGaagaaagaattaaaatttgagAAGGCAAATGATAGATTATAAAGCATAAGATATTTAGATGGTTTTCTAAATTAGAATAGAAATTGAAAACTTCATCTTAAAACCACAAtctattgttatttttttttatttcacatATAAACTTGTTATAATATCCAATTCAAAACAGTAGTAGTAGATATGATGAAAGGCTTCAAAGTCAGAAACGTCGGCAGCTATTAGATAGAGTTTTTGTTTAGTTGTGGATACCCATAATAATTGATAGCAATCCGAAGAGCAAGTTGTGCATATGATGCTGATAAAGGCCGTACCTTTAAGACACTCAACTCAAGTAAAGCTAAAATAcataatactataaatagaatgCCTTAGGCTTAGGCAAAGTTGTATCATCTCATAATGAGGAAACAAAGCTTGTTGAATGCTTTGACATGGCTAATGATTGTGGTGGCATTCGTTGCCATATGTGCAAATGCAACTGCAGGTCCTCGTCTCCACACATTTGACCACACGGGGATGGGGATGGTTCAACCCCAAGGTTAGTAGACTAGATAGACACTATATGGCTTATGGTTTTGATTCATTCAAGCCATAATATACTAATTggtttgatgtttttttttgttttggttGAAGGTTGTCGCTGCTGTTATTTCATAGGGCAGGTTCCACACCTCAGTTGTGGGAAAGTATGCTGTGCAAGTGATTGTTGCTAGTAGGGATGCCTACGGGGTACCCGCTGGTGCTGTCAGGATTTTATATAAAATGGTTTGGGATGGAAATAAGATTTTATAAAAATACCCGTGACGGGTACGTACTATATAAGAATGAGAATACTTCTTAGGGTACTCGTTATCCTCGTTATCCATTATGTATTTGCTAATTTGTAATTTTTACCCTTTGTCAGCATTtgattgtagttatttttggcTTCTAATGAAAAATAAAGTGATGGCTTTTTTGAACACATTGCAAATGTATAACATTTTGGCTTAATAAATTAGGAaaactcaaattagttaaaagTGAATTATTGACCTTTTAAATTTGCATAATAGGATACCGATTTCAACTTGCTCAAATTTCTTCTAACACTTAGGTgccgtttggtaagatgtaatgaccTTCGTAATGGAATAACCATTACATTGAAGGCTCATTACTATGTTTGGTTGCATGTTACAATTCTATTGTAATAGAATGAGAAAGCATTGtgttaaattttgttgaagaaaccTTGTAATCctcattacatagaaaaatgacttgaattctcattacattgtcatctaacctctcatttctcaaatctcacatctcatTCCTgtcaaaaacgcaaaaagtagaaaaaacatgaaaattgaaaacgagaaaaatgaaaaaaaaaacgaaaaaccgaaaaaatgcgaaaaatgaaaaaccggagaaatgagaaaatagaaaaacggtgaaaaatattgaaaatggaaattaaaagaaacgagaaaaatgtaaaaaaatatgaaaaagcgaaaaactatatactaatttattgatttcggttaatctaattttgtatttgatttcgattcgattttttaaatttttcgttgactttaattatgtaaataaaattttatgattgcctttaattagaaaaatataagtattgtaatggttattacattacatcataattgtcaaccaaacatggtaatagaatcactattccatttcattacattacaactttgattacattacgaccttgattacattacattgcattacggcataccaaacggacccttagaTGTTAATCATATCAATGACAAAGCATCCTTAAAGTTCAAAATGTAAATGAGTTTTTTAGATAAGTTGAAAAGGGCCCTGATTTTTCCAACCTAACATTTTTTACCCCGACCTTGGCACAGTCTATGAATTGAACTCCacttttcacttttcattttgGAACATTTTACAcctaattttgttaaaaatgtCTGCCCAGATTGGACTTTAATGTACCAAGATGGGCAGATTAGGAGGTCATTGATATCAAAGAAAAGGTAGGGGCCAAATATAAAGTGCCAAAGAATGAATTTTGCCTATTGCACATTGATAGAACAGTTATTTATATCCACATTTCATTCAGAATGCATACTGACTGCactatatactaaaatatatatgtataaatgcatataaagttaggTTCAATATTTGGATGATTCCATAAATATGGTTTACACTGTTTCTAGCATAATCCTACAACATATAATAACAATCTGCAACAATTATGGACAAATATCCAATCACTAGTATTTTTCTCACCTATGTTCATAGCTAATGGTTTCTAAAAAAGGGGACTTTGAAAAACCCACTAAAGGAAAACTTATTTTTCACATCAAAATAACCCATATACTGCACACTATCATAATCCAAATGATATTCCACCTAAAACATGGTCTGAAACCTGAAGAACTACCAGTATCAGAAACACCAACAAGAAATCTGCAATCACCAATTGATGGATCTAAAAATGTCACCATACCAAGCCCATCAAAATCACAGCTTTGTTCATTCTGATTCTGAAGCTGATAGTAACTATTGAATGCATAAGATATATTTCCCTTTTCTCCTATTTCATTGCAAGATCCTCCATAACTCAGTGTGGAGCAATCCGCAACACTACAGGCAACTCTCAAGTGGTTCGCCACATTCGACAGATCTTTCGTCGGGTCTGCAACACACCACCTAGAAGGGAGATATTCGACATTCTTTGCCTTCTTCAAAAACTTGTTACCCAAACCAAGGTCCAACGAATATTTTGGTTGGCCGTCGAAGGAGAAAATTCCCCAATGCCTTTCGAAATTTCCCGGAAGTTCACTCTTAGCTCCTTCGTCAAGTAGGCCGAAAAGATAGACATCCATTGGTGGAGAATTCGGTCTAAGAGGAGTCCCTGGGTTTCTTACAACATGGTTTACAAGGCCTTGGTTGAACGCCCTTGCTGCAGAGAGGTTTGCACTCATGGCACCATCAGTTGGCCAACCGACTTCACCGATCACTATAGGCATCTGACCGTATCCAATTTTAGTAAGTGCAGAAACTAAAGTGTCGAAATTTCCATCAAATGCATTGTAGTAAACATTAGGACCATCAGTTACTGCATGGGTACTTCCTCCAAAGAAAGCATAATCTTGTGGAAAATCTTTGCTTCCGTAAAGGCTAAGAAATGGGTATATATTGACAACAAAAGGTGAGCCGTTCGAGTTGAGGAAGGACACAAGTTGAGTAATAATGTCTGTCAACTCGGGTCGGAACGTTCCTTGAGAAGGGAGGTCGGCCTGGTAGGCATCAGCATTGCAAGGGACCACCAGTTTTACGTAACTAGCCAGATTCGCTTTAGACAACGATTGCTGTATATTTTGCAGGGCAGGGAGTACATATGATTGAAATTGACCCGAGTAACTTGAGAGGAATGGCTCATTTCCTACAGCAATATACCTGTGATTATATGACGAGAAATAAGTGGTGAAAAACAAAAAGTTCTTACTATATAAGAATGTCATACTCAAATTGCAGAACTTGAAACTTAGTCCTTAATCTTAATGATGTTTCTCTGCCTTTTTAATGGCAGAATTTCAGAACTAGACCACCTAATCATATCAAACAAACACGAAACTAACCTGACGGACATCAAATTAACCTTCAAAACCACTTGATGTAGCTTTACTAAGTCACCTCTTTATAAACAGCTTCTTCTAGGAACCAACCACTAAGCACAAAGAGGAGAAAATAGTATCTAACAGCAATGAATGATTTACCTCACCACTGCCTCCCTATCTCTCGCTCTCACTTACACATTCGTTTATGCACACAAGCACAAAGCAAACAAGTATGACATGTTTCCTAGCCTCTATGTTATTACATAATCTTGAAGCAATGGCTTATTTAAGGATATGCAATATGCTAAATACCATCAGATGAGCAAAGCTATCTAGATCCTAGAACGACCAGCCGTGCTATCTGGCAAAGGAAGTCCGGATAGCAACCATGGAGAAGCCAATTATTTGTTGAGGGAGTATTACAAAACCTCAGCTGCATAGGACTATTGAAAGTTCAAATTGAGGAAATGCTATTATATCACAGAACGATCAACTTCCAATTACTGGAATTCTACACTGTCCACATGAAAAGCTATTTCCTTTAGCCTACCAATTAATAAAGCAAGATGCCAACTACTTCACATTGCTCATCAA is drawn from Euphorbia lathyris chromosome 9, ddEupLath1.1, whole genome shotgun sequence and contains these coding sequences:
- the LOC136206083 gene encoding glucan endo-1,3-beta-glucosidase 5 isoform X1 — encoded protein: MSGYKTAFFELLILLSGCFLVAESAIGVNWGTVSFRKLKPSTVVDLLKDNKIEKVKLFDTDPDVLTSLMGSGIQVMVGIPNEMLPTLSSSTSISDLWVNQNVSRYLVKGGVNIRYIAVGNEPFLSSYSGQFQSYVLPALQNIQQSLSKANLASYVKLVVPCNADAYQADLPSQGTFRPELTDIITQLVSFLNSNGSPFVVNIYPFLSLYGSKDFPQDYAFFGGSTHAVTDGPNVYYNAFDGNFDTLVSALTKIGYGQMPIVIGEVGWPTDGAMSANLSAARAFNQGLVNHVVRNPGTPLRPNSPPMDVYLFGLLDEGAKSELPGNFERHWGIFSFDGQPKYSLDLGLGNKFLKKAKNVEYLPSRWCVADPTKDLSNVANHLRVACSVADCSTLSYGGSCNEIGEKGNISYAFNSYYQLQNQNEQSCDFDGLGMVTFLDPSIGDCRFLVGVSDTGSSSGFRPCFRWNIIWIMIVCSIWVILM
- the LOC136206083 gene encoding glucan endo-1,3-beta-glucosidase 5 isoform X2 — encoded protein: MSGYKTAFFELLILLSGCFLVAESAIGVNWGTVSFRKLKPSTVVDLLKDNKIEKVKLFDTDPDVLTSLMGSGIQVMVGIPNEMLPTLSSSTSISDLWVNQNVSRYLVKGNEPFLSSYSGQFQSYVLPALQNIQQSLSKANLASYVKLVVPCNADAYQADLPSQGTFRPELTDIITQLVSFLNSNGSPFVVNIYPFLSLYGSKDFPQDYAFFGGSTHAVTDGPNVYYNAFDGNFDTLVSALTKIGYGQMPIVIGEVGWPTDGAMSANLSAARAFNQGLVNHVVRNPGTPLRPNSPPMDVYLFGLLDEGAKSELPGNFERHWGIFSFDGQPKYSLDLGLGNKFLKKAKNVEYLPSRWCVADPTKDLSNVANHLRVACSVADCSTLSYGGSCNEIGEKGNISYAFNSYYQLQNQNEQSCDFDGLGMVTFLDPSIGDCRFLVGVSDTGSSSGFRPCFRWNIIWIMIVCSIWVILM